In the Streptomyces coeruleoprunus genome, GCGGGACAACAGGCGGCGGCCCGACTGGTAGACGCCCTCCAGGCCATGACCGGTGAGCTGGCCGTGCTCGGCCGAGATCGCCAGACAGGGCAGGGCGACACAGACGAGGGCGTGGTGCAGCGAGGGCAGGTCCCCGGCACGCCCGGGGCCCGGGGGCTGCCCGTGGCCGGCCGCGGACGGCTGCCACGCAGGCGCACCGGGTGCGGGTGCACCAGGTGCAGGCGCACCGGTCGTGCGGGCCGGGGCGTGGCCCATGGTGTGGGACGGGACGGTGAGGTCCATGAGTGGTCTGCTGAGCCTTCTGTGCGCTCCGGACAGCCGCTGGAGGTACGGCGGCACGGGTCGTGCGACTCCGCCACAGACGTGAACGCCGGTGCACCGGTACGGGTCACGGCCGCCGTCTCGGGCCCACGCGGCTCCTGAGGGGCAGCGGGTCCGTGGCACCGGCCGGGTGCCTGGGGTACGTCGGGCACAGCGGACACGGCGGAACCGGCGCACAGAGCGGGTGCCTCGGGCACGGTAGGCGCCTCGGGCACGGCGGGTGCCTCGGACACCTTGGGCGCCTCAGGTCGGGAGGAGGCCCGTGGACCTTTGTCTGCTGTCACGGACCGGTGTAAGGGCTCGTGCGTGGCGCCTTGGACGCTGGGTGCGGGCTTCCGTCGTGCGGCCGGGACGGCGACCGTACAGCGCCTCGGAGGCCGGGAGACGGGGGCGCTCCTCTGGTGGCGCAGGACGATCGCATGGGCACCGTGAGCACCGTTTGGCCCTTCGCCCGGGCGCGCCGCAGCGCGGCCGTCCGCCGGCGCTGCGGAGGATCGGATGTGGTTCACAGCGACCCGCCCGGCCGAGCTGCCTGCTGGTTCCCCTTCGGCTTGGTGGAGGAGGCCCTGGAACCGGTGCGGGCGCTTTTCGGTGTGGTCGCTGAGGGACCTCCAGCGGATTCGGCGCCGGGGGACGTGGCGCGGGTGCGGGTCGGCCGGGTCCTGATGCGGCGGCGTGGGCCGCGGGCGCCGGTCTTCGTGCGCTTGCGGGTGCCGGCCCCGCGTGTGGCGGACCGCTCGCGGGCGGCGCGTTCGTTGCGCAGGCACTGCCGCAGACATTCCGGGTCGAGGTCCTCGTTGCAGGCCTGGTGCAGCAGCCGGGCGAAGACGTACTCGGGGTCGGCCTCCAGCGCGAGGCCCAGGGCGACGCGGGCGCTCGGGTCGTCGCCGGTCGACCAGCAGACCCAGCCGGCGAGGCTCAGGGGCGCGGCGGCGTGCTCCCCGTAGGCGCCGACGCAGCGCCTGGCGAGCGCGCGCCACAGCCGGAGCGCCCGGTGCGCCTCGGGCCCCTCCATCCACTCGGCGGCCCGGTCCCGGGTACTGCGGTCCTGGAGGCCGACGATGACGGCGGCGGCCTCGTCGTGGGTGATGAGCCGGTCGTCCCTGGCGTCGGCGGCGGCCGGGTCGGTGGGCGGTGCCTCGGATGCGAGCCGTTCGGCCAGCCCCCGCGCCAGCCGGATCGTCTCCTCCCGTACCCGCTGCTGCCGCTCCGCGTCGAGGACCTGCGGAACGAGCGCGGCGCTCGCCCGGTCCAGGGCCCGGATCTGCTCGGCGACCTCACCGGAGGTCCAGGGCCGCAGCCGTGCCTCCATGTCGCGGAGGGAGCCGCGGATGTGCAGTCCGGCGTAGGCGGCGGCCGCCGCCATGACCGACGTACCGGGAGGGACCAGCGCGGTGCCGTCGGGCGGGCAGCAGTCGCTGTCGGGGCAGCAGTACGACCAGTACTTGCCGTCGGAGATGCAGAGCGCTTCGTACACCGGGACGTCGAGCGCGCCGCAGGCGGTGCGCAGCTTCTGCGCGAAGGGCCGCAGCCGCTCCATCACATGGCGGCCGCTCTCGCCCCGCGCCGGGTCCTGGCAGAGGAAGACGACGATGCCGTCGGGGCGCGTGCCGCGGCGTTCGCACCCCTCGACCAGGCATTCGGCGAGGTGTTCGG is a window encoding:
- a CDS encoding DUF4192 domain-containing protein — its product is MSEHHDPTHPQRPTRPTTPDTPAPASRSAGFADEPQITLRGPAELADALPYMLGFHPTDSVVLLALHGERGRFGGRLRLGIPRSPREWAPVAEHLAECLVEGCERRGTRPDGIVVFLCQDPARGESGRHVMERLRPFAQKLRTACGALDVPVYEALCISDGKYWSYCCPDSDCCPPDGTALVPPGTSVMAAAAAYAGLHIRGSLRDMEARLRPWTSGEVAEQIRALDRASAALVPQVLDAERQQRVREETIRLARGLAERLASEAPPTDPAAADARDDRLITHDEAAAVIVGLQDRSTRDRAAEWMEGPEAHRALRLWRALARRCVGAYGEHAAAPLSLAGWVCWSTGDDPSARVALGLALEADPEYVFARLLHQACNEDLDPECLRQCLRNERAARERSATRGAGTRKRTKTGARGPRRRIRTRPTRTRATSPGAESAGGPSATTPKSARTGSRASSTKPKGNQQAARPGGSL